One segment of Yersinia kristensenii DNA contains the following:
- a CDS encoding type IV toxin-antitoxin system YeeU family antitoxin, which yields MQSTTLSGSSAENASCLQWGLKRNITPCFGARLVQEGNRLYFLTDRAGFDGSFSDDEALRLDQVFPLMMKQLERMLTTGELDPRCQHCVTLHHNGLTCEADTLGSHGYVYIAIYPQSAVTR from the coding sequence ATGCAATCGACCACCTTATCCGGCTCATCAGCGGAGAACGCATCCTGCCTTCAGTGGGGATTAAAACGTAATATCACGCCGTGCTTCGGCGCTCGACTGGTACAGGAAGGCAACCGTCTCTACTTTCTGACTGATCGGGCTGGGTTTGATGGCTCATTCAGTGACGATGAAGCATTGCGTCTGGACCAGGTGTTTCCACTGATGATGAAACAGCTAGAGCGGATGCTCACCACTGGAGAGCTTGATCCCCGCTGTCAACACTGCGTCACTCTGCATCACAATGGACTCACCTGTGAAGCTGACACTCTCGGCTCTCATGGTTACGTTTACATCGCTATTTATCCCCAGTCAGCCGTAACCAGGTAA
- a CDS encoding TA system toxin CbtA family protein, with protein MHISTVPATVPVSPRLSPVQVWQQLLTYLLEHHYGLTLNDTPFHDDSAIQEHIEAGITLADAVNFLVERYELVRIDRKGFTWQEQTPFLTTIDLLRARRATGLVHT; from the coding sequence ATGCATATTTCAACTGTACCGGCCACGGTGCCGGTTTCGCCACGCCTGTCGCCCGTTCAGGTCTGGCAGCAACTGTTAACGTACCTACTGGAACACCATTACGGTCTTACGCTCAACGACACACCATTCCATGATGATTCAGCCATCCAGGAACATATCGAGGCGGGTATCACACTTGCTGATGCGGTGAATTTCCTGGTGGAACGCTATGAACTGGTGCGCATCGACCGTAAAGGATTCACCTGGCAAGAGCAGACACCATTCCTGACTACTATCGATTTACTCAGAGCCAGGCGAGCTACCGGATTAGTGCACACATAA
- a CDS encoding inovirus Gp2 family protein — protein sequence MSNDMGYNQHHINRIHETLQNSLREYPRTFILNIILRFPDANYESYKTDHQLITRFMESLKSQIKQTQKRKVKQGKRVHPRNVRYVWAREFGEEKGKKHYHVALMLNNDAYYSAGTYYPIQGHYVHCLGLMIMEAWIRTLNLHAYQEYQKKYYPLIEFVHEGDFNLNANGEHFAWHYDTIMRRLSYLAKRFSKDNSDKHRNFGCSQS from the coding sequence ATGAGCAACGATATGGGTTACAATCAGCATCACATCAACCGTATTCATGAAACACTGCAGAATTCCTTACGTGAGTACCCAAGGACGTTTATCCTGAATATTATTCTGAGGTTTCCTGATGCTAATTACGAAAGTTATAAGACAGATCATCAATTGATAACCCGCTTTATGGAGTCGTTAAAATCACAGATTAAACAAACGCAGAAGAGAAAGGTAAAACAGGGTAAACGAGTTCATCCCCGTAACGTTCGTTATGTATGGGCGAGAGAGTTCGGTGAAGAAAAAGGAAAGAAGCATTATCATGTGGCATTGATGCTGAATAACGATGCCTATTACAGTGCCGGTACCTATTATCCGATACAGGGACATTACGTTCACTGTCTGGGATTGATGATTATGGAGGCATGGATCAGAACGTTGAACCTTCACGCATATCAGGAGTATCAAAAAAAATATTATCCCCTGATAGAGTTTGTACATGAAGGTGATTTTAATTTGAATGCAAATGGGGAACATTTTGCCTGGCATTACGATACTATCATGAGAAGACTGTCTTATCTGGCTAAGCGATTTAGCAAAGATAATTCTGACAAACACAGGAATTTTGGTTGCAGCCAGTCCTGA
- a CDS encoding DUF987 domain-containing protein, producing the protein MKIISKRQAMHIYRQHPESRLSAFCTGHYQWHGSVCHYYGREVQDISGVLAVFVERRQDRAGPYAILRSVTMN; encoded by the coding sequence ATGAAAATCATCAGTAAGCGCCAGGCGATGCATATTTATCGTCAGCATCCCGAATCCCGGTTATCTGCCTTCTGTACAGGTCACTACCAGTGGCATGGCAGTGTCTGCCATTACTACGGACGTGAAGTTCAGGATATCAGCGGTGTACTCGCTGTTTTTGTTGAGCGTCGTCAGGATCGCGCAGGCCCATATGCCATCCTTCGCAGCGTGACGATGAATTAA
- the chbG gene encoding chitin disaccharide deacetylase — protein MEKLLIVNADDFGLCKGQSYGIIEAFRHGIVSSTTAMMNCADIYHAAELSQQNPALPVGMHFVLTYGRPLTAMPSLVDDNGELGKWLWARAEAGELNLDEIAQELAVQFDKFITVFGRPPTHIDSHHHVHMLPQIYPLIESFAHENSLPLRVDRQDAQQQNTVLHQPRSTEWFDAGFYGENLTEQSFLQLLDYADQNTINSVEVMCHPAFIDKILMTSGYCYPRLTELDILTSPALKQTIADRGYRLGSYLDC, from the coding sequence ATGGAAAAGTTACTTATTGTTAATGCTGATGATTTTGGTCTATGCAAAGGCCAAAGCTACGGGATCATTGAAGCATTTCGGCATGGTATTGTCTCATCAACTACCGCAATGATGAATTGTGCAGATATCTATCATGCAGCAGAACTGAGCCAGCAAAATCCTGCATTACCAGTGGGCATGCATTTTGTGCTGACTTATGGCCGGCCCTTAACGGCGATGCCATCCTTGGTTGATGACAACGGTGAGTTGGGCAAATGGTTGTGGGCGCGGGCTGAAGCGGGCGAGTTGAATCTGGATGAAATTGCCCAAGAATTGGCTGTTCAGTTTGATAAGTTCATTACTGTGTTTGGCCGCCCACCCACTCATATTGACAGTCATCACCATGTCCATATGTTGCCGCAGATTTATCCGTTGATTGAATCTTTTGCTCACGAAAATTCATTGCCATTAAGAGTCGATCGTCAAGATGCGCAACAGCAGAATACTGTGCTTCACCAGCCCCGCAGCACAGAGTGGTTTGATGCCGGTTTTTATGGCGAGAATTTGACGGAACAGTCATTTTTGCAATTGTTAGACTATGCAGACCAAAATACAATTAACTCTGTTGAAGTGATGTGTCACCCGGCGTTTATCGACAAAATCCTAATGACCAGTGGCTATTGTTATCCACGACTGACCGAGTTGGATATTCTTACGTCACCAGCATTAAAACAAACTATTGCCGATCGTGGTTATCGTTTGGGGTCGTATCTGGATTGTTAA
- a CDS encoding UvrD-helicase domain-containing protein, which produces MTNSPILDSNDRDAGVVEEICGYLTDIPPRNYFLFAGAGSGKTRTLVEVLRRLTGVSKHEKGGQLARSLKMYGRSIRVVTYTKNAVSVINGRLGDNNLVSVSTIHSFCWELINGFNDDIREALIALKEAQLARDTAEAEAKPRGITPAKQRALDEIIDEIEILRATEVFIYHPDRNTYGPGALPHNYVLDATAWLLRNKPTLQSILKDRHPIILIDESQDTMKGVLDSLMLLAEKRERDLTLGLLGDHRQRIYTDGHADLPSIVPENWATPELQMNHRSQRRIVTLINKIWETELEGRTQPTKGSAQHPRTEKAGGTVRLFLGDTSRSPEDKVLSERWCAERMFEISGLADWNQGQYQLLALEHKLVATRGSFLDVYEAMVLLDPHAAAPSGSGDNKGPSSVQTLLNELAHLEACISNDGILNEFMATEVFRRYGRLDNIPQDYEARAARTDEILKAVNIFAAACAQPESTVADVLAPVLCASLFEIDHRLQEAYADKSPTPPAPGRGEDESKQTRRRRGWCALFAAPWKQLKCYRNYLAGISELATHQVVKGSEFKHVMVVMDDELAGGFLIKYDKVFGGMELSKRDKDNAEAGKETTIDRTLRLLYVTCSRAQESLALVLWSSDPAAAMARIEESQWFAEDEVQIIP; this is translated from the coding sequence ATGACTAACTCACCAATCCTTGACAGCAATGATCGCGATGCAGGGGTAGTAGAAGAAATTTGTGGCTATCTTACAGATATTCCACCTCGTAACTACTTCCTTTTTGCAGGGGCTGGTTCTGGTAAAACACGAACATTGGTGGAAGTTTTACGTCGCCTTACTGGTGTGTCCAAGCATGAGAAAGGGGGGCAATTAGCACGGTCCCTGAAGATGTATGGGCGTTCGATTAGAGTTGTGACCTACACCAAGAATGCTGTCTCTGTAATCAACGGACGTCTTGGGGACAATAATTTAGTCAGTGTGTCTACCATCCATTCGTTTTGCTGGGAATTGATTAACGGGTTTAACGATGACATTCGTGAGGCTCTTATTGCATTAAAAGAAGCGCAACTTGCTAGAGACACTGCAGAGGCGGAAGCAAAACCGAGAGGTATAACTCCAGCTAAACAACGCGCTCTCGACGAAATTATAGATGAAATCGAAATTCTGCGAGCGACAGAAGTATTCATATACCATCCCGACCGTAATACGTATGGTCCGGGTGCTTTACCACACAATTACGTACTGGACGCGACTGCATGGTTGCTTCGGAATAAACCGACACTTCAAAGTATTCTCAAAGATCGACATCCAATCATACTTATTGATGAGTCGCAGGACACGATGAAAGGTGTACTGGACTCATTGATGTTACTTGCCGAAAAGCGGGAGCGAGATTTGACTCTTGGTTTGCTGGGAGATCATCGACAACGAATTTATACAGATGGTCATGCGGATCTTCCAAGCATTGTTCCGGAAAACTGGGCAACGCCTGAGTTACAAATGAATCATCGTAGTCAGCGACGGATAGTCACACTGATTAATAAAATCTGGGAAACTGAACTGGAAGGCAGGACGCAACCAACAAAGGGTTCAGCACAACATCCCCGAACGGAAAAAGCTGGTGGAACGGTTCGGCTCTTCTTGGGGGATACATCACGAAGTCCAGAAGATAAAGTGCTTAGTGAACGCTGGTGCGCTGAGCGAATGTTTGAAATTAGTGGCTTAGCAGATTGGAATCAAGGGCAATATCAGTTGCTTGCGCTTGAGCATAAGCTTGTTGCCACTCGTGGCTCGTTTCTTGATGTTTATGAGGCAATGGTTCTGTTAGATCCTCATGCAGCAGCGCCATCTGGCAGTGGTGATAATAAGGGGCCTTCATCTGTACAAACATTGCTTAATGAACTGGCACACTTGGAAGCCTGTATAAGCAATGACGGGATTCTAAATGAGTTCATGGCAACTGAGGTTTTTAGACGATATGGCAGGTTAGATAATATTCCTCAAGACTATGAAGCAAGAGCCGCACGTACTGACGAAATACTCAAGGCGGTAAATATATTTGCGGCGGCTTGCGCTCAACCAGAGTCAACGGTTGCTGATGTGTTAGCGCCAGTCTTGTGTGCAAGCTTGTTCGAGATAGATCATCGCCTTCAGGAGGCTTATGCCGATAAGTCACCAACCCCCCCAGCTCCTGGACGAGGTGAGGATGAGTCAAAACAAACAAGAAGGCGCCGTGGATGGTGTGCACTGTTTGCTGCTCCATGGAAACAACTTAAGTGCTATCGGAATTACCTTGCTGGGATTTCAGAGCTTGCAACACATCAGGTAGTTAAAGGCTCTGAGTTCAAGCACGTCATGGTTGTAATGGATGATGAGCTTGCCGGAGGGTTCCTCATTAAATACGACAAGGTTTTTGGCGGTATGGAGCTAAGTAAACGGGACAAAGATAATGCTGAAGCTGGCAAAGAGACAACCATCGACCGGACTTTACGATTACTGTACGTAACTTGCAGCCGTGCGCAAGAATCGCTCGCCTTAGTGCTTTGGTCGTCCGATCCAGCTGCAGCAATGGCTCGAATCGAGGAAAGTCAGTGGTTTGCAGAAGACGAGGTACAAATCATCCCATAG
- the radC gene encoding RadC family protein, whose amino-acid sequence MPAINLSPVFPANEQRVIRRALRLLEKYQRQPSESFTSTSLTKTWLQLQMAHLEREVFIVMYLDNQHCLLERETLFTGTLSHIEVHPREVVKSALKHNAAAVILAHNHPSGTTEISQQDKHITQRIMKALALVEVRVLDHLVVGNEVVSFAECGWL is encoded by the coding sequence ATGCCTGCGATCAATTTATCCCCCGTATTTCCAGCAAACGAGCAGCGAGTCATCCGGCGAGCATTACGTCTGTTGGAGAAATACCAGCGTCAACCGAGTGAGTCATTTACCTCCACCAGCCTCACAAAAACCTGGTTGCAACTGCAGATGGCTCACCTGGAGCGGGAAGTCTTCATCGTGATGTATCTCGACAATCAGCATTGTTTGCTGGAGCGAGAAACGCTGTTTACCGGCACGCTTAGCCATATCGAAGTACATCCGCGCGAAGTGGTGAAGTCAGCCCTGAAGCACAACGCCGCTGCAGTAATTCTGGCGCATAACCATCCGTCTGGTACGACAGAAATCAGTCAGCAGGATAAACACATCACCCAGCGAATAATGAAAGCGTTAGCACTGGTAGAAGTGCGAGTGCTGGATCATTTGGTTGTTGGGAACGAAGTGGTGTCTTTTGCTGAATGTGGTTGGTTGTGA
- a CDS encoding YfjI family protein — MSYLPPALPLVNSASPFPVDALPLIMQNAINYLQDGGKVPTVLAVNAVLAAVSLACHSHINVLNPYTGTEEHCSLNILTLADSGTGKSSVSKQVMKPFDAFRAELAESHRVNMVVWREDYVVWKTSLKALESKLRDAVKKDQCTDEAQAALKSHASVEPVKPLLSTLVYNDTSLAALIAGLNAYPCAGLISDEASNFFDARLKDNLAFFNKAWDGDVYEHNRHQRATQCFKPTLTVSLMLQPSLFFDYMKKDGDKALESGFLSRFLFSNITPNNTLSSCVLSHHYRPATAYRDESALTCFHDLIGKLLGQQLKQINSGEGKKKVLKLSPEAEVHWETMRENWLRYILPGGAWSYIKPMVLKASTNALRIAALLNYFANQDDDIITLDVISRASAMMNWYLNHTAAWFYQFTDEYKFQQDVQILTQWIYHKFRSTNGLPFKKNDVIKYGPNKFRRSERLEPLLNAIMNTGVFAYIVKSPENPAIYITWRMNDGRYMPFYDDKQPPSPQNPT, encoded by the coding sequence ATGTCATATTTACCCCCTGCACTTCCACTGGTTAATTCTGCCAGTCCCTTCCCCGTTGATGCATTGCCATTGATAATGCAAAACGCCATCAACTATCTTCAGGATGGTGGAAAAGTACCGACTGTACTGGCCGTGAACGCTGTTTTAGCGGCAGTATCGCTGGCCTGCCATTCGCATATCAATGTACTCAATCCCTACACGGGCACGGAGGAGCATTGTTCACTCAACATCCTGACGCTCGCTGATTCAGGAACGGGCAAATCGTCCGTCAGCAAACAGGTAATGAAACCCTTTGATGCTTTCAGGGCTGAGTTGGCCGAATCGCATCGGGTAAACATGGTTGTCTGGCGCGAAGATTATGTCGTCTGGAAAACCAGTTTGAAGGCGCTGGAAAGTAAGCTGCGCGATGCAGTTAAAAAAGACCAGTGTACAGACGAGGCCCAGGCAGCCCTGAAATCTCACGCATCGGTTGAACCCGTCAAGCCTCTACTTTCGACGCTGGTCTACAATGACACCTCGCTTGCCGCGCTCATCGCTGGCCTGAATGCCTATCCCTGCGCAGGTCTGATTTCTGATGAAGCAAGCAACTTCTTTGACGCACGTCTTAAAGATAATCTGGCGTTCTTCAATAAAGCCTGGGATGGCGATGTGTATGAGCATAATCGTCATCAGCGTGCCACCCAGTGCTTTAAACCCACGCTGACGGTGTCATTGATGTTACAGCCTTCGCTTTTTTTCGATTACATGAAAAAGGATGGTGATAAAGCATTAGAGAGCGGTTTTTTATCCCGCTTTCTCTTTTCAAATATCACCCCAAACAACACACTGAGTTCCTGTGTGTTGAGCCACCATTATCGTCCGGCTACCGCTTACCGTGATGAAAGTGCTTTAACCTGCTTTCACGACCTGATTGGTAAATTACTCGGGCAACAGCTTAAACAAATTAATTCAGGTGAAGGTAAGAAAAAGGTTCTCAAGCTTTCACCTGAAGCTGAAGTCCACTGGGAGACGATGCGTGAAAACTGGCTGAGATACATACTCCCGGGTGGTGCCTGGTCATATATCAAACCCATGGTACTTAAAGCCAGTACGAATGCGTTGCGTATCGCTGCGTTGCTGAATTACTTCGCCAACCAAGACGACGACATTATTACTCTTGATGTTATTTCGCGGGCATCAGCGATGATGAACTGGTATCTCAATCATACCGCGGCCTGGTTTTATCAGTTCACGGATGAGTATAAATTCCAGCAGGACGTGCAAATACTGACTCAGTGGATCTATCATAAATTCAGGTCCACTAATGGCTTACCGTTCAAAAAGAACGATGTCATTAAATATGGTCCGAACAAATTTCGCCGCAGCGAAAGACTGGAACCATTGCTGAATGCCATCATGAACACAGGTGTTTTCGCTTATATTGTTAAATCCCCTGAAAACCCGGCGATTTATATTACCTGGCGCATGAACGATGGTCGCTATATGCCATTTTATGATGATAAACAGCCACCTTCGCCTCAGAACCCTACTTAG
- a CDS encoding helix-turn-helix transcriptional regulator has protein sequence MTTYTRTVKILRMRAVAAKLGIARSTIYDWLNAKSPRHDPAFPKPYPLGKQSVGWLESELDDWVLQRKHALL, from the coding sequence ATGACCACCTACACCCGGACGGTAAAAATCCTGCGCATGCGAGCAGTTGCGGCCAAACTCGGCATCGCTCGTTCCACCATCTATGACTGGCTCAATGCCAAATCCCCACGTCATGACCCAGCATTCCCGAAACCCTACCCTCTAGGTAAACAATCAGTTGGCTGGCTCGAATCCGAACTTGACGATTGGGTTTTGCAGCGCAAACACGCACTGCTCTGA
- a CDS encoding AAA family ATPase → MSAADATTSLSGQISLRFVELCQFRRLGKVQLEIDPKTTILVGANNSGKTSILAALRHFLADGSSFGAFDISVSQWPKLRELGRAWDALEEDPSTSGASEGEWEEQLGTLLSAMPTLDLWFDAKAGMFHYVSPFLSKFSWKGGGVGVRLRLEPATNIEELKQLAWKYHLTRIPVKDMGKDSLAWPIDLLDFWLREPSQLGQVRAYKLDADNNPLDGIKTYVSQVLDADSSPIDRKHLQKLIKVDFVAAQRGLGSEEADSRSASGPHRIGLFSNQLLKFARQHLNVAATGHGHRADLIKAVAEAQQELDKKIHEAIGPSVEEVKELGYPGLHDPQEIRFRTRIQTADLLDHGTAVQYSMQKDSLEELLPEYSIGLGYQNLQSLSYQLVSFKAARLNPEKGAPVPVHLVMIEEPEAHLHVQVQRIFPGKAHKLISPNGSDELGLKSQLIISTHSSHLAHAENFDRLRYVRRIAKSDEQTMPTTEVVNLGQVFGDDKTTRQFAERYFRVQHTDLLFANAAIFVEGVAERMLLPLFIERDFAILNSRYLSFLDIGGSHAHRLRSLVERLRIPTVIITDIDPVEEKLGKPKKNGEPARTLVAVANTGQPGLQCGNPTLRGWHPKLQQLEDFKNPKDEHLVWNEIAECSVRFAWQLPVAEADSQWPSTFEDSLILRNIPWFKELMNEKVDDEGKQITPPKGALGSVARQVAENDNIPELLAALHKLMHGSFNKGDFAASIFEKVAAEEPIVCPKYIVDALEWLQTQLEPSKEVIP, encoded by the coding sequence ATGTCAGCAGCAGACGCCACTACATCATTATCTGGGCAGATATCCCTTCGGTTTGTTGAGCTTTGCCAGTTCCGCCGACTTGGTAAGGTCCAGCTTGAGATTGATCCTAAGACTACTATTCTCGTCGGTGCTAATAATAGCGGCAAAACATCAATTCTGGCAGCGCTGCGCCACTTCCTCGCAGATGGCTCGTCATTTGGTGCTTTCGACATCAGTGTTTCTCAATGGCCAAAATTGCGGGAACTTGGAAGAGCTTGGGACGCATTAGAAGAAGACCCATCTACGTCTGGCGCATCCGAAGGTGAATGGGAAGAGCAACTCGGAACCTTACTTTCGGCGATGCCAACGCTAGATCTATGGTTCGATGCTAAGGCCGGTATGTTCCACTATGTCTCCCCGTTCTTGTCAAAATTCAGTTGGAAGGGGGGTGGGGTAGGTGTCCGATTGCGTCTGGAACCTGCTACGAACATTGAGGAGCTGAAGCAGTTGGCTTGGAAGTATCACCTGACGAGAATACCTGTGAAGGATATGGGAAAGGATTCGCTTGCGTGGCCGATTGATCTTCTTGATTTTTGGCTGCGAGAACCTTCTCAACTCGGCCAGGTTCGGGCCTATAAGTTAGATGCCGATAACAACCCTTTGGACGGAATAAAGACCTACGTTAGCCAGGTACTGGATGCTGACTCTAGCCCAATTGATCGTAAGCACCTGCAGAAACTTATAAAAGTAGACTTTGTGGCTGCACAGCGTGGCCTTGGTAGTGAGGAAGCTGATTCCCGATCTGCTTCTGGCCCCCATCGCATAGGTTTATTCTCCAACCAGCTTCTCAAATTTGCTCGACAGCACCTAAATGTGGCTGCAACAGGTCATGGGCACCGAGCTGACCTCATAAAAGCTGTTGCTGAGGCGCAGCAGGAACTAGATAAAAAGATCCATGAGGCTATAGGACCTTCGGTAGAAGAGGTTAAAGAGCTTGGGTATCCAGGCTTGCATGATCCCCAAGAGATTCGTTTCCGAACGCGCATACAGACAGCTGATTTACTCGACCATGGAACCGCTGTTCAATACAGCATGCAGAAGGATTCGTTAGAAGAGCTTCTCCCGGAATATTCCATTGGTCTCGGTTATCAGAATTTACAATCGCTTAGTTACCAACTTGTTTCTTTCAAAGCTGCTCGCCTAAATCCTGAAAAGGGCGCTCCAGTACCTGTTCACCTGGTTATGATTGAGGAGCCCGAGGCTCATTTGCACGTCCAGGTACAACGTATATTTCCTGGCAAGGCACATAAGTTAATAAGCCCTAACGGTAGCGATGAGTTAGGACTTAAAAGCCAATTGATTATCAGTACTCATTCTAGCCATCTAGCACATGCTGAGAATTTTGACCGGCTACGATATGTTCGCCGCATTGCTAAGAGTGATGAACAAACCATGCCTACCACTGAGGTGGTCAATCTTGGGCAAGTTTTTGGTGATGATAAAACGACCCGTCAATTCGCTGAGCGTTATTTTCGCGTTCAGCACACAGATCTTTTATTCGCCAATGCTGCAATCTTTGTCGAGGGGGTTGCTGAGCGTATGCTGTTGCCTCTTTTCATTGAAAGAGATTTTGCAATACTCAACAGTCGCTATCTGTCCTTCCTTGATATTGGTGGTAGCCATGCTCATCGGCTAAGGTCTCTCGTTGAAAGACTCCGTATTCCTACTGTAATTATTACAGATATCGATCCTGTTGAAGAAAAACTTGGTAAACCTAAAAAAAATGGTGAACCAGCTAGAACCTTGGTTGCTGTGGCTAATACAGGACAGCCCGGGCTGCAATGCGGAAACCCGACTCTTCGTGGATGGCATCCTAAGCTGCAACAGCTTGAAGATTTCAAGAATCCGAAAGATGAGCATCTTGTCTGGAACGAAATTGCCGAATGTTCTGTCCGATTCGCATGGCAATTGCCTGTAGCCGAAGCCGATAGTCAGTGGCCGAGTACTTTTGAGGATTCGCTTATCCTAAGAAATATTCCTTGGTTTAAGGAGTTGATGAATGAAAAGGTCGATGACGAAGGCAAGCAAATAACGCCGCCGAAAGGCGCGCTGGGCTCAGTAGCAAGACAGGTTGCTGAAAATGATAATATTCCAGAACTGCTCGCGGCCCTGCATAAATTAATGCATGGGTCTTTTAATAAAGGAGACTTTGCCGCAAGCATCTTTGAAAAGGTCGCTGCGGAAGAGCCGATTGTCTGTCCTAAATATATCGTGGATGCATTGGAATGGCTCCAGACACAGCTTGAGCCAAGCAAGGAGGTGATACCATGA
- a CDS encoding acyltransferase family protein, whose translation MIRSLQALRFYAAITIVIYHACRQYNIKTGSYYLDLLLKEKLAFGVDIFFVISGFVIYYSFIGTSKKFYDFLFDRMVRIAPMYWLSTLIFSVMLLLNHSLYPISEVNIYTFIKSLFFIPFANLQGTYLPIHSVGWTLNFEVIFYVFFSLSILITRRWVGLCSFLFIIGLFVISEYVPAMTFYHNTIVFEFALGMFVAFLRKRYTKEYSTNTLYICAVLGLCLSVMLFGNIVDRLLFWGIPAFIMVLTLVFFDKQIKTSALLMLLGASSYSLYLLHRIVISMMIWAFGFSSYSWLFIIFSIALSLLVSIYSFKYIEKNITIKLKNKYYKRTILRSN comes from the coding sequence ATGATAAGAAGCTTGCAAGCCTTGAGGTTTTATGCTGCGATAACGATTGTTATATATCATGCATGTCGGCAATATAATATTAAGACTGGCTCTTATTACTTAGATCTTTTGTTGAAAGAAAAATTAGCATTTGGTGTTGATATATTTTTCGTTATAAGTGGATTTGTTATTTATTATTCCTTCATTGGTACCAGTAAAAAGTTTTATGATTTTCTTTTTGATAGAATGGTCAGAATTGCTCCAATGTATTGGCTGTCAACTTTGATTTTTAGTGTGATGCTTCTTTTGAATCATTCCCTTTATCCAATAAGTGAAGTGAATATCTATACTTTTATAAAAAGTTTATTTTTTATACCTTTTGCAAATTTACAAGGGACTTACCTCCCGATCCATAGCGTTGGTTGGACGCTGAATTTCGAAGTTATATTCTATGTTTTTTTCTCACTTTCCATTTTAATTACCAGAAGATGGGTTGGATTGTGTTCTTTTTTGTTCATTATTGGCTTGTTCGTTATAAGTGAATATGTTCCGGCTATGACATTTTACCATAATACAATTGTGTTTGAATTCGCACTTGGGATGTTTGTGGCATTTTTAAGAAAACGTTATACCAAAGAGTATAGCACTAATACGTTATATATCTGCGCTGTGTTGGGGCTATGTTTATCTGTCATGCTATTTGGCAATATAGTGGATCGTCTGCTTTTCTGGGGTATTCCCGCATTTATTATGGTCCTGACATTGGTGTTTTTCGATAAACAGATAAAAACAAGTGCTTTATTGATGTTATTGGGGGCATCTTCATACTCCCTGTATCTACTCCATAGAATAGTTATTTCCATGATGATTTGGGCCTTTGGTTTTTCTAGTTATTCCTGGCTGTTCATAATTTTTTCTATAGCGTTAAGTTTGTTGGTTTCTATTTATAGTTTTAAGTACATTGAAAAAAATATAACTATTAAATTAAAAAATAAATATTATAAAAGAACTATATTAAGGTCGAATTAA
- a CDS encoding DUF932 domain-containing protein gives MTRLASRFGSVNLVRRDRPLTRDELAHYVPSVFSEDKHESRSDRYTYIPTISLLDNLQREGFQPFFACQTRVRDQSKRDHTKHMLRLRREGQITGKQVPEIILLNSHDGSSSYQMLPGLFRSVCQNGLICGESFGEVRVPHKGNVVEKVIEGAYEVLGIFDRVEEKRDAMQSLLLPPPAQQAMAKAALTYRFGEEHQPVTESQILSPRRWQDESNDLWTTYQRIQENLIKGGLSGRTTKGKRAHTRAVKGIDGDVKLNRALWVMAENMLQLAL, from the coding sequence ATGACCCGTTTAGCCAGCCGCTTCGGCTCAGTCAATCTTGTTCGCCGCGACCGCCCGTTAACCCGTGACGAACTGGCACACTATGTGCCGAGTGTCTTCAGCGAAGATAAACATGAATCCCGCAGTGACAGGTACACCTATATCCCGACTATTTCCCTGCTCGATAACCTACAACGCGAAGGCTTCCAGCCATTCTTTGCCTGCCAGACCCGAGTTCGGGACCAGAGCAAGCGAGATCACACCAAACACATGCTGCGCCTGCGTCGCGAAGGCCAGATCACTGGCAAACAGGTGCCAGAAATCATCCTCCTTAATAGCCACGACGGCTCCAGTTCATACCAGATGCTACCGGGATTATTTCGTTCAGTTTGTCAGAATGGTTTGATTTGTGGTGAGTCGTTTGGGGAAGTACGCGTGCCGCATAAAGGTAACGTGGTGGAGAAAGTCATTGAAGGGGCTTACGAAGTACTGGGGATTTTTGACCGGGTGGAAGAGAAGCGCGATGCCATGCAGTCGCTTTTGTTACCGCCACCGGCACAGCAGGCAATGGCGAAAGCAGCATTAACCTATCGCTTTGGTGAAGAACATCAGCCGGTGACGGAATCGCAGATACTATCTCCGCGCCGCTGGCAGGATGAAAGTAACGATCTCTGGACCACTTACCAGCGTATTCAGGAAAACCTGATTAAAGGTGGACTGTCTGGGCGAACTACCAAAGGTAAACGGGCACATACACGCGCCGTTAAAGGTATCGACGGTGATGTGAAACTCAATCGTGCCCTTTGGGTGATGGCCGAGAATATGCTGCAGCTTGCTTTATGA